CTGTGGAAGCTCCGGCGATAATCAATTCCTCAATATCCAGATCTTTCAAAACAGCTTCAAGTTCACTTTTATAAAAGGCGTCATTGATGGTTTTTACCACTATTTTATTTGTGGCTTCCACAGTGATTTCATCGATAATCTCAAAACCTGTAGTTCCTGGCAAATAATCTCCCTCCGCGGTGCCATCGTGCTGAATATGTATTACAGGCCAGCCTTTATCTCTGAATTTTTCGGAAAGATGATTGATTCTCTCAATCACTCCCAAGGCATCATATTTCGATGTCAAAGGTGTAAAAGAGTCTTTTTGCATGTCGATGATGAGGAGAGTGGGCATGATGGTTTCTATTTACAACATAAATTTATTTAACTGTGTATAGCCTGCAGCATGGCCTTCATATTATTTCTTTATTCGAATCATAAAAGCCTAAATCTCCTTCATTATTCATTATTTCAATCAAATGTCTCTTCTGCACTTCTTTCAATTCTTGTTTATATTTCAAAACCTCCTTCCCGCTTTCCCCATCTCATACACCAAACTCCCGCCGGCAGCAAGCTCAGCGTAGGTCAGATAGGTGCGGTTGATGGGTTTGCCGTTTAGGATGATTTTTTGAATATAAATATTGTCTTTCCCGAAGTTTTTGGCTGTAATGTTGAGGGTTTTGCTACCCACTTTCATTTTTAAATTGCTGAAATGCGGCGTGCCCACATAGAACCTGCCATCCGCCGGATGCACCTGATAAAAACCCATCGCCGAAGCTACGTACCAGGCACTCATCTGGCCGCAATCATCATTACCACAGATACCATCGGGCTTGTCGGTGTAAAACTTCGAAGTGATTTCCTTCACTTTTTCAGCGGTTTTGTCGGGTCTTCCCAATGCACTGTAGAGATAAGGCACGTGGTGCTCGGGCTCGTTGCCTTGTGCATACATACCTATGAGCCCCGACACGTCGGGTGAAGCCTCGGCACCCAGGTCACCCGATACCACAAAAAGGCTGTCGAGTTTTTGCAGAAAAGCCTCCTTGCCCCCAAACAAAGCCGTATAGTTTTCCAGATCCTGCGGCACCATAAATGTATATTGCCAGGCATTCCCTTCGGTAAAATCACTCTTCATGTGTACAATATTGAAAGGATCAAACGGCTCCCTGAAGTTTCCATCAGACATCACTCCACGCACAAAACGGGAATTTTTGTCAAAATATCTCTTATAATAACCTGCTCTTTCTTCAAAATATTTACGGTCTTCTTGGTGGCCCAATTTTGCAGCCACCATGGCGATACATTTATCTCCAATGGCATATTCCATAGCTTTGGAAACCGACTCTACTTCCTGCTCTGCCGGTATAAAACCCGTCTTTTTCAGGTATTGAAGCCCAAACTCATCACCCATGGCCGTGGTTTTCATGGCCTGAAAAGCCTTTTCATAATCAAAACCTTTGAAGCCTTTCAAAATGGCATCGGCCAAAACAGGCACTGCACTGTAACCGACCATACAGTTGGTTTCTGACCCTACCAAAGGCCACACCGGCAACTTACCCTGCTGGTCATAAATATCGAGCATACTTTTTACAAAATCAGGCACTTTCTTCGGAGCCAAAAGGGTCATTAAAGGATGCCACTGACGGTAAGTATCCCACAAACTAAACACGGTATAGTGGTCATAACCCGGTTGAGTATAAACTTTCTTATCGGTGCCGCGGTAGGTTTGGTCGTGGTCGTTAAACAATATCGGGGCAATCATGCTATGGTAAAGAGCGGTGTAAAAAGTCCTTTTTTCCGAAATAATATTGGTGGTAACGGTGGCAACCGAAAGAGCCTTGTTCCATTTTTGCTGGGCCTGCAATTTGATGTTTTCAAAATTCCAGCCCGGGATCTCATCCTGTATGTTTTTCAGAGCATTTTCAGAACTCACCGGTGAGATACCCACTTTTATTTCGACCTTTCCAGTGCCTATCCCAAAATCTATTTGCCCTACCAGGCGGCGACCTTGTTTTTCATTTACATCGACAAAAACACTATCAGATACAATTCCGAAGTTTTTGACCGGAACGGAAGTTTTTATAGCAAACCACAATCTTTGATCTACCGCCCAACCTGAAGACATCCTGTACCCGACGAAAGTATTGGCATCCACTTGCTTGATAAAGGTATCGGTAGGTCTATCCCAGCCAATGCCCGTAAAAAGGTCAACGGCTACCCGGCGATTCTCATTTTTTTTGTATTGATATTGATGATAGCCTACTCTTTCGCTTGCTGTAAGCCTGACTTTCACTTCGGGCAGATTTACTTCGTAATAACCCGCCTCGGCCTTTTCATTTTTATGAGAAAAAATTGCCCCAAAACCCCCATTATCACGATTTTGATGACGATGTTCGAGCTTTAGTTTGCCCGAATACGGCATCAACATCACATCGCCGAGGTCGCCGATACCCGTACCGCTGAGGTGAGTTTGTGAAAAACCAATGATGAGGGAGTCGGAATAATGATACCCCGAGCACCAGTCCCATCCTTTTACGATTTGGGCTGGGCCGACCTGCACCGCTCCAAATGGCACATTTGCCCCCACAAATACATGGCCATGACCGTCGGAACCAATAATAGGGTCAACAAATTTTACAGGTTTTTCCTGAGCATGTAGCTGAGCAGCCACCATCAAGCCAAAAAGTATTTTTTTCATGGAGAAGGACGATTTTAAACTCAAAAATACTTGATGTTTTTGGGGGATTTTCAGGAATTAATAAATTTTTTTAATAAATATTTTATCAGACAAAAACTTGCTTATAAAGAAGGCCCAGCGTATCGCAAAAACCGCAAAGGAGCCACAAAATGCACAAAGAGTTTTTTTAGTCTAAAGAGAAACTCACTCCACCGCACTTTCCAAAAACTGAATCGTACCTGCATCGGCATTGATTTCGGCTTCTATGCCTATGGGAATCGTGAATTTATTAGTAATGTGGCCAATCATAGCCCCTGTAAAAGCCGGTTTTTTGGTAGGTTTAATGTGATCTTCCCAAAGGTCTTCTAAAGTAAGCGAACCGTAACTGCCGGAGCCGGGCTCACACTTGGTGCATTTTCCAAAAACAAAGCCACTCATAGCCTCAAATGCCCCAACAAGCCGCAGATGGTTTATCATGCGATCCACGCTGTATGGCTGCTCCTCCACATCTTCACAAAAAAGGATTGCATTTTTGAAGTCAGGAGTATATTTAGAGCCCAAAATATGACACAAAACGGTCAAATTTCCCCCAATCACCTTTCCATGGGCAGTTCCGGAATTAATAGTGGCGATACGATCTTCTACCTGTGTGAGGTTGTCGCCTTTGGTTTTAGGGTTTTCATATTTTACTTTTTCGGCATTCATCAAAACTGCTTTGAAGTACTTCACTGAAAATTCATTCCAGGTAGAACCACCCACCGGGCCATGAAAAGTAACCAGCCCGGTCATGGCATGTATTCCCAACAATAATGCCGTAACATCAGAATATCCCACAATGACTTTTGGGTTTCTGCGGATGGAATCATAATCCAATAGTGGCAAAATACGGGCACAACCCCAGCCTCCATGTACACACAGAATACCTTTCACCGAGCTATTGGCAAACATTTCATTGACATCCGATGCCCGCTCCTCGTCGGTTCCGGCAAGATACCCGTAGCGTTTCCAGAGGTTTTTTCCCAGCTTAACCTTGAAACCCAGTGCTTCCATCGACTCTACCACCACCTGCACCTGTTCTTTGCTGTATGCCGGTGCAGCCGGGCACACCAGTCCGATAGTATCCCCCGCAATTAGCCTTTTAGGTTTGATGACTTTGGATTGAGTCAAAGGTATAATGGCAGCAGGAGCAATCGCCAGATTCTGAATGAAGTTTCTTCGGTTCATAGTTTTTGGGGAGAAAAAAGCAATTTACAATAATGGCCCCTATTTTCAGCGTAAAAGACCGAATTATTCCTCAAAATCTTAACCCAAATATTACCTCCAAAGCAATAATATTAATTTAGAATTGTTTTTTGTTGAGTATTTTTGAAAAAACCTGACCTGATGTTTATTATATTAAATAACTCTTTAAAAGTACTTGCCCTTTCTTTTGTCCTTTATTCCTGCGGCTTAACAGATATTCTCGAGTCGTAAAAGATCAAAAAGATAGCAGCTACGGCGATATTTCGGTATTTATAAGAGCGGGTAACAGCAAAGGATGGATTGGGGAGGTGGTGAAGTG
The sequence above is a segment of the Cytophagaceae bacterium genome. Coding sequences within it:
- a CDS encoding GH92 family glycosyl hydrolase, which encodes MKKILFGLMVAAQLHAQEKPVKFVDPIIGSDGHGHVFVGANVPFGAVQVGPAQIVKGWDWCSGYHYSDSLIIGFSQTHLSGTGIGDLGDVMLMPYSGKLKLEHRHQNRDNGGFGAIFSHKNEKAEAGYYEVNLPEVKVRLTASERVGYHQYQYKKNENRRVAVDLFTGIGWDRPTDTFIKQVDANTFVGYRMSSGWAVDQRLWFAIKTSVPVKNFGIVSDSVFVDVNEKQGRRLVGQIDFGIGTGKVEIKVGISPVSSENALKNIQDEIPGWNFENIKLQAQQKWNKALSVATVTTNIISEKRTFYTALYHSMIAPILFNDHDQTYRGTDKKVYTQPGYDHYTVFSLWDTYRQWHPLMTLLAPKKVPDFVKSMLDIYDQQGKLPVWPLVGSETNCMVGYSAVPVLADAILKGFKGFDYEKAFQAMKTTAMGDEFGLQYLKKTGFIPAEQEVESVSKAMEYAIGDKCIAMVAAKLGHQEDRKYFEERAGYYKRYFDKNSRFVRGVMSDGNFREPFDPFNIVHMKSDFTEGNAWQYTFMVPQDLENYTALFGGKEAFLQKLDSLFVVSGDLGAEASPDVSGLIGMYAQGNEPEHHVPYLYSALGRPDKTAEKVKEITSKFYTDKPDGICGNDDCGQMSAWYVASAMGFYQVHPADGRFYVGTPHFSNLKMKVGSKTLNITAKNFGKDNIYIQKIILNGKPINRTYLTYAELAAGGSLVYEMGKAGRRF
- a CDS encoding cysteine hydrolase, with the translated sequence MPTLLIIDMQKDSFTPLTSKYDALGVIERINHLSEKFRDKGWPVIHIQHDGTAEGDYLPGTTGFEIIDEITVEATNKIVVKTINDAFYKSELEAVLKDLDIEELIIAGASTDFCVDATIKGALVRDYKITVISDAHTTSDKPWATAETLVTHYNNIWNWLSPAKHKVEVLSLNEFLFKI
- a CDS encoding LD-carboxypeptidase; its protein translation is MNRRNFIQNLAIAPAAIIPLTQSKVIKPKRLIAGDTIGLVCPAAPAYSKEQVQVVVESMEALGFKVKLGKNLWKRYGYLAGTDEERASDVNEMFANSSVKGILCVHGGWGCARILPLLDYDSIRRNPKVIVGYSDVTALLLGIHAMTGLVTFHGPVGGSTWNEFSVKYFKAVLMNAEKVKYENPKTKGDNLTQVEDRIATINSGTAHGKVIGGNLTVLCHILGSKYTPDFKNAILFCEDVEEQPYSVDRMINHLRLVGAFEAMSGFVFGKCTKCEPGSGSYGSLTLEDLWEDHIKPTKKPAFTGAMIGHITNKFTIPIGIEAEINADAGTIQFLESAVE